The sequence AATAAGTCAGAAGCCTGAATAAAAACTCACTGAGCAGAGTCAAAAAGACGTAAATGAAGTAAATCTGGACATGGAGCCGCTTCCTCTGAAGACGAGCACCACCGTGTCAAAAACACCCAGTGAGCGGTGGGGTTACAGGGCCGGTTTCTGCACAGAAGTCAGATCCGTCCCGGCAGCTCAGGATGGACTGTGGATTTACTGCATGTGCAAATTCTTGCAAGAGGCAATTCAGGTGCAACAGGAATGGAGTCCAAGACACAGTGCATATGATGCTACACCATaagggcagagtgtgtgtgtgtgtgtgtgtgtgtgttcacgaTCGCGTTAAGATGCTGTTGGTCTACAGATGATGTTCAGGAGAATTTGGACAGACTCAACTGAAATGCACAGCCAGAAGCCACTCTGAAAATTGCTCTCTGCGCTCGACTCGGCTCAGGCTCTCAGGTCAAACCCGGCTCGCCCTCAGGGACGCACCAGAGAAGCTCTATCACAcgaaataaaaacacattgacATCTTCAAGTTCCCTAAAACAGCAGACATTCAGTTTTTAACTGTGGTAGCTATGTACAATAGAAGGATCTTCGTCATATATTAATATTCTTCATCTTTCCTGTTCTTTGTTCTTCACTTCCTCTGCGGTCAAGGCCTTATTTCCATacatgtttgtcctttttgtatttatagagtattttcagtatttacatTATAAATAACTACACAGTCttgtgataaaataaataacttaaatacAATGGCCGTGGCTTTTGCAGTGTCTTTTGCATGGGGGGGTCGGACGAGGACGAGCAGGGAGGACAAGGACGAATGAAGGCTGAGCCTgggcctgctgctgtttgcttctTGTTGGTTCAGCGTTGCAGACTGTTTGATGCAGAGGATCACAGACGGGTGGGACCATAAACTTTATTCCCATCAGGCGGGAAAAACCTCCTGAACGCCGAGTGCAGCGACGTCCTGTCCTACTGGTGACTGCCGTAATAACATCAGGAATCAGACACTTCAGATGTCTCACTGGTGTCATGCAAACTATGACGTCTCCTGGCAAATGTCCACTAAAATCGTTAAACTCTGACTGGTGGGTTAAACTAAGAAGCTGCCTGTTCTATCAGGACACAAGTTAACTTTTAAGACATAAACATTCACTTTATCCTTCTGCTTAATGTAGAAAAAGTAAAACGGTAGAGGAGTAgctgaactaaaaaaaaagtctatcTGAGGACTTCATAAATCTGTCGAAGCAACGTTTCGTACTGCACGTGCTACTGATTCAGGAAGCGTTTCCCACCAAACCGGCCATCATGAACGGGGACAGGGTTTGGGTCCTGGCGAGTACAGAGAGTCATACTGAGGGTTTAATACTGCAGTGGTAGGCGGGCTGGTTGTTGGACCCTAATTTGACATTTGAGGATCGGTGGAGAGGGTGCTGGACACAGAGAAGACAACAAAGAACGAAGGGgagacgaggacgaggaggagagagggatgagtgCAAAGCTTCTCCTGTAGCTATACCACCGTGCCGCTCGGAGAGTTCCCGTTCTGTGCTGTCAAGTTctggacagaaagacaaaacatgaaagaaagttAGACACTGGAGACGATCAGAACGAGAAGATCCAGACTCCACTGTAACAGTGcaggaagataaaaaaaaagctattgtTGCTCAGGAGACAAGAGGTGAAATCATCTCCAACCGCTGAGTCATTTCTTTAGCTTCTGAAGAGGCGCAATCTGAACTCGTTTACTGACCTGCGAGGACTAAACTCTGGTTGGGTGAAGCCTAAACCTCTTTTGTGTTGTAAAGAACTAAATATGACTTTATGACACTGATGTGTACATCTGTTGATGGGAAACATCCATCTGGTCTACTGTCGTCTAAACCAGTTTAATTTGGATCAATTTGAATTATTTGCTGAAGTTAAGGATTGGAAGGATAAACAATCTTCGGCTCCAGTCTGTAAAGTGGGAgaatttgctgtattttgtttgctAAAGTCTGCGACCGGCCGATTGATCTATCGGTCTGGTTTTAGTCGTAGCCAAAGCGTCGATGTATTCCAGAATGTCGTGTTTTTGAAAGACTGAACTGAGGACATACCGCCTTCCCCGGCCGTGCCCAGGTGCAGATGAGCCCCTCCTGGCAGGCTGTGATGATGCAGTCGTCCATGAACACCAGGACCGTCAGCCTCTCGTGTGCAATCTTCTTGCACACCAGCGGTTCCAGCAGCGGCACTTCATGCATGCGTGGGCACAGCGTGGTGCCCAGGACCTTGGCGGCGTCCAGCCGGTTGCTCCTCGGCGCCACGTTGATCTTATCGTTGCTTTTGCTGATGTTGCCCAGGCTGTGGTACCTCTTGTGCTCCTTCTCCACCCCGCCGCTGCAACCAGACTTGTCCGACTTGCGCTCCTGGAGTGACAATGTGGCGAAGCGGCCGATGCTGAAAGGGGTGCTGTTTCCCCCGCTGCTGCtacctccccctcctccacctccccctccgCCCTCCGAGGTGCCCTGGCCTTTGGAGGCGTTGGCCACGGCAGGGTGGGGCAGAGAGTTGGAGCGGGAAAGGGAGCGAGGGAGCGGTAAGGGGAGTGTGGGTGGGTTGCCGGTGTTAGTGTTGGGCGGGTGATGGTGTCCCTCAACCCCTCCAGTTCCTCCCCCACCTGAAGTACTGTTGACCCCACCGCTGCCAGAGTTGGACAGCGAGGGTCCAAAAGTGTTAGTAAAGGCACGGGACAGCGGCAGGCGCGGGTATAACACGTCATCCGTCAAGTCCCACAGGCAGAACTGGGTGTCCTGCCCGACTGAGCCAAACCGGTACGTGACTGCCGCCGAGCCGCCACCTTTAGAGCTGTGCCGAGAAAGACGTGACAACGTGCTGCTCGTTCGGACCCGGCCGAAGTGCATGGAGTTATTTGGTGCCCCCTGGTGGAGGTCCTCCTCGCTGCCGCTGAGCTCCATAGGCTCATCGTCTTCAAGGGAAGTCGTGAAAGGGTCAAAGGCCACCACATTGACCCAGGACTTGTGGCCGTGCCCTCTCGCAACCACACGGCTTTCTGCAAATGACCAGACAGTAACCAGGTCATCCTCTCCGCCTGTGGCGAGATACTTCCCATCGGGGCTCCacgacacacacagcagcccgCCGAAGTAGCTCTTCATCACCCCCTGCAGTTCCATCGAGTCAAAGTGGAAGACACGCAGGCAGCCGTCCTGGCCCACGCACGCCACATGCACGCCATCCGGGGAGAAAGCAAACTCATTGAGGCCTCCCTCGCCCACGGCCCATCGCAACAACGGGTTGCGCGGCGTCTTGGTTTTGCAGGCGTAGACGGCGAAGCCTTCGCCCTGCCGCAGGAGGGAGTACTGCGGGGCCGTGGTGCCACACGGGTGGTCCACGTTGTAGAGGTAGAGGTGGCCGCTGGCGTGGGAGGCCAGGAACAGGTTCTCTGACTTGGGAAGCCATTTTAGACACGTCACCTTGGATTTGTCTATCAACCTCTggaaaaggaggtggaggaaaggacaaggacaggaaggagaaagagagaagagggaagagcaaaaataaagatatcACAAATATCTTCATATTGGATCTTACGCTTTTATGTGGACGTCACCTCGCTGCTAATAAAACATGTGATCTAAAAGCACTGAATATAAACTACTGAGAGACGTGCAGGCGTGAAGGAAGcctgggaggagagaggaaatcaGTAGAGATCAAAAACcaggcagagacagatggaaacCAACAGAGGGAGTGGAAGAcgaggaaagaaaaagatttagAGAAGCAAATCCCAGGGAGGTGAAGAAAAgattcagcagacacacacacacacacacacacaaagcagcgcacacatacactcccGATCTCCTAAATTCAATTGGGAATCCCATTAAAGAGAATCCCATTAAACAGTGAGAGGCAATTCAGGAGTGAAagaatgtgaaaacaacaaagcaagtcagaggggggaaaaacacCCGTCATGGCATCCGAACTCAGGCCAAAGTGAAATCAATAGAAGAATAACAAATCACTTCTGATGACAGGCTTTAATCACAGCAACACAACGCTGCCACCGCGGGCCTCTTTTCCCCAACGCAGAGGACAACAAACAGCATGACATACCTCCTCGTTGAAGAGTTTACTCGTCTCCTTCTTGATGGGGTCGAGATACTGGACCTGCCCGGCTGAGAAACCCACAATGAGAGCTACACTCTCTGCGGTGGCCGAGTACTGGTTGAAGTCGTGGCACGTGGGCTGAGTCCCTTTGTAGATTCTCTTGTCTATCGGCTTACTGAGGTCCACAGCCTGCAGACGGACAGAGCGGAGAAGGAGGACCAGGATGAATAAGCAAAACGTCAGCCAAGCAGGTGGAAGGTTCACAAACTGAGCTTCAGCGACTGTCAGAGCTTCCTGAAGGGACGTCATTTGTCCTGCAGGACAAAATCTGCACCAAAACACTTCACTGCTGTTACAAACATCTGctgacaataaatcatgtgttTCTGGGGGCAGATACGAGACGATGaaaaggcacagagagagacgtCCACAACCGCTACAAAAAAGACACTTTTCATCTCTAAGAAAGATCAATGGCAAACATCCGGTTTTGGTGCCAGAATTAAGGAGTTTCTTGAAGGGCTTTGGATGCTGACATTCAGGGAGAAATCCATCAAACACCACTGGGAGACACCAACACTGGCCACAAAAAAACCACAGAGTAAAATGGCTGCAGGTTTCTAGACTGGAAGAAGCACTGTGGCTCACGTTCCTGATCTACACGCCGAAAGGTCACAGCTGATCTCTGAGGGTTTGCTCGTTCCTGACCACGCTGCAGTCCTCGCCGTCGAGATTTAAAGCGTGCATGAGGGGAGTCACGGTGACgcaagagcaaaacaaaaaaaatcctccaacAAAAACGGTCGGATCTTAGTTTGATGTCAACACAATCGCACAGGTACGAATATGTTGTTTTCAGCCAACATGAAATACAAGTTGCTGTTCAAATCCAGGTGGGCGAGCAGGTGGGGAAGGCTGAAAGAGACGCCCCTGATCACTGAGTATACGTCCTGAAGTGTCACAACAACTTTTACTGTGTGTCAGTTTCCAGTTTCAGAGTAGCCTAACAGTACTGACAAACACCTGGACAAACCAACACGATCATTTCAAATCACCGAGTACGACCGTTAAAACAACATCTCCTCCGGGGCTCCCTGACACAAAGACGGCCGGGAATCCTCGAACGGTTAGGACGAGCTGTGGTGGTGTAATCTACTCACACCTGTGTCACACCTTCTGAATGCAAAACCCGACTAAAAGGCTGAAGgcacagcatgcacacactgctGGCAAGTGAACTTCATTTACTGTACTTGTGGATTCATTTCACTGTCATCAGAAAAGAGGAACTGGACGATCCAAAggtgtgacattttaatgtcaccTCAGACATTTTCCCATCACTGTGATGGTGCCacatgagaggaggagaagcttTTCACAttggtcctcctcctcctcctcctcctcctcctcctaaacGGGTTATTAACATTTCTCATTAAGAAGCCAGCGGTGCAGCAGGCTGCCAGCTATTGCAGCCCTGTAAAAAGTCCTCAGTGCAGACAAGCCATGCTAAAAACACAAGCTTTGTGAGGAGAAGCTGGAGGACAAATGGAGACTCAGCTGCTTCCCCTCCTCACATCTGATTCAAAGTATTTCTATAAATGGGTCAATTAAAAGTACGAGCAATGACGAATGAGTAATATGGTTTCCACACTGGAATCTGGCTTTTCCTATGAGTGTGTCTCATTTACTCTCATTAAGGACAAGTTTTTGGATCAACAGTAAACCTTCTTCTGGGACCTGACCCCCCTCGCCCCTCCTTCAACTCCAAACATCAGGCGTTTGATTTGAGGACCGGCAGGTTCACATTAACCTTCACAACGCAGCAGAGAGACGAAACGGTGTTTAGCTCGCATGGTTTCGGCTAACAAATGCCGCGCCTGGAGTGCTGTCAGGGGCTTCCTGGTTGTCTCCTGGCTGCCCTCCTGTAGCGTCCACTGACTCGGTGCATCCGCCTGGCTCAGCCACATTATCAGCCACTCCATTATCGCATTGCATAACGAATAGAAATTCAACGCGAGCCCGTCGGCCGGCTCCGGCACCCGGTTCAGGCTCAGTTCGAGATGACGGGGGTCGAGCTAACGGCACCACATTAGCAATGCGGGCTAACATGCTAGGCTAACCGCTGACCGTCCAGTCTGTCATTCTGGCCGTGCACGGAAGGAGGAACGGGCTCACCTTCTTGATGTTCGTGTACGTGTAGAAATAAAGCTCCCTGCCGATGTTGAAGCACACCCGCTCCGACTCCTCGCTCGGGTCTTCGGGCTGCAGCTTGACCATAGAGACCCGGACCGGCGGCAGGAAGCCCGCCGGAGAGGAGTTGGCTGCTGCATTGGAGGTGGAGGATGCGGCGGCGGCTGCagcggcggcagcggcggcggcagcCCCGGGCCCCTGCAGCAGCCCGACCCCACCGCCCGGTATCGGACCGGGTCCAGCCCCTGGGCCCAGCGTGGCTCCTGCGGACGGACCCCGCGGCAGCCCGCCCCGCTGCTGCGAGTCCGAGAGGGTGAGCAGCTTGTAGAAGCCCTCTCTGGTCCGGAACTGGGATTTAATCTCATTGATATCCTTCAGAGTGCCGCCATCTCCGGCCATTTTTAGTACAAACAAGCCGCACAGGAAACTGAAATTCTGACCTGGAAATAATAAAGctacaattaaaaaaacagtactAGAATAGAAATGGGAGAGGCGAGggcgagcagcagcagccgagCTCAGCTAGGCCGACCAGCACACCCGGTCTGCTCCAGTGCATCTTACACCAGCAGCGACAGCCACACCATCGCTACCCGATAAATGAAGCCCGAGAGAAAGCCCTTCTGGGCCGGTGTAAGCATCATCTCCGACCGGGTCCCTGCCTCCGCTCGTCCAATGTGCGTAAAGTACGTGCGACGATGCGTCGACGGCTGCGGCTGCTGGGCCGACCCGGCGCTGCGCCCTCCCACTGGGGTGTCGGGGGGTAACGAGAGGGCATGCGGCCCTGGACAACCTGCTCCACCTCCCCTCCCGCTGACAGCAGCACCCCTTTAAAGATAGATGTGATGTAGAAACAAATGTGCTGCTTCATGGTCCCGCCCTCCTGGACCAAAACAGTAAGCGGGACGGGATGTTGTACAAACCAGGCGTCTTCTTATGGAAAGTGATTAGTGCCACCAGACCAAGCGTCATTTGAATCGCACAAatctgttaaataaatattaataaaaaagacttcccaaataaattaattaaaattacagCTTTGTAATACGGAACGCACAGGCTTGAAATTACATGCAAATATTATTCACGCTGTGTGCTGGGCTATAaatttaaatgtgctgtttcCCAACACCTTCATGAGCCAGTATTTGTCTTCATAAGGCCGAATAGGACTCATTTATTATCAGACGACTTGTTTCACATTCAGCACTTCAGTCTGAGCACCACAGCACCACAGATTTGTGCACCAAACCTTCTGTGCTTTGTCCAAATGTAGTGAGGAACAAActgagttcacacacacacacacacacacacacacacaggtagccCCACTTAAACACACTAACCTGGATTAATTCATCAGCCTTCACCTCTCATTAGGTAACTATCGGTCCATAAAGCCCACCTCATCTTGTGGTAATTATCTTTATTACAGTGTAACGGCAGTAAgaagtgtgtatttttcatACAAACTTTggtaacaaaacacacagcgtGAGCAGCAGTGTTGCTATGCTCCAGTCCTTTATGCGTGTACGTGGCAGCTCCGGGAAGCCATATGTTTCAGTCTCTGCAGGCGGCGACCGCTTCGATCTGATGAAAACTGTGGCAGAAGAAAGCAGGTCCTCCACTTCACTGTCAGAGGAGGTTAGGGTTCAGTTAGGGTTTTCTCAGCTGTGTGGATTCTGGAGATTCTGCTCTGGATCTCACAAACCAAGCTGACATTAGCATAAATTAAGAGCAGGATCCCCAGGATTAAGAAATGCTGTGGCAGTGATACATCCATGTTGGTCAGAGTTAATAATGACAGATGAAAGTCCCGGGAGGCGCTCATATCGAAGTGGGCTTTGGAGTTCCCCGTGACGCCAGCAGACAGGAGCGTCAGGGCAGCATCACGTAGTTCTCGGCAACTTCCAGGACATAAAGGGTGGACAGGCCCGACTGGTCCTCGATCTGATGCGTCTCCAAGACAACCATCCTGCAATgagaagatgatgaggatgTCAAACATAGTTGGTGGTGGACTTTCTAAGTTTATACCTGCTTAAGTTTTGACCGGACAGACTATGACTTTCTAATATTCACATGACATGTCCGAGCAATGTTACACCACTGAATGGTAAATAGTGTCAACGTACCTGTCAGACTGCACCAGTCTGTAGATCTTCCTGGCGTCGGTGGTTTCCTCCAGCACCTCGTTGAAACCGTATCTTTTCCTCTGCCAGCCGTGACGCCACACTGCCAGCAGCGTGTCCTCAAAGTAcactggacagacagacggacagacagagagacggagtCGATGCTGAGCTCTGATCATCTACCACAGGAAGTGTCACTGGTTTGTCGCGGGATGTTCTCACCTATAGACTCAACCTCGTGAGAAAAGGTGGTGTCGTGTGGCGGAGGCCTGCTGCTCTTCAACTCGCCGTCCAGACCGACTATATATACTGACTCTGTGAAGGAGAGAGGCTTAGCGTGGGAAGAAACACGGACGCAGCCGCAGCACTTTCACCCGTGCAGAACGTTTAGTTTAACCGTGAAGCTTCAGAAATGTCCCGTGGGCCGAGAAACTTTGCCAGACTTTCCATCAGCGTGAGATTTGTGCTACTTACTTTCTATGAGGACGAGCAGTGACGTGTTGTCCAGCTGGTTTACTTGAACTACATCTGAGCAAGGTTTCTctgcaaggacacacacaaacaccatcatcaacaacaacaacagaaacaacagcgTCCAAAGGAAAACGCTGACATCAGGGTGTTGTGTTGTTCTTCATAATAATGCAGAGTCAGCCTACCCAGGCCAGAGTTGGTGAACCAGGATGTGTTGGAGTTGAGGTTGATGTAGTCTATGTGGACCGGCAGGTTGGGGCTGGACCCCCGAGAGACACCGATACACACCAGCGGGTACTCCTGCTGGGGCACCACCACCATCTCAAACACCCGCACAGGGTTTGGCAACGGGAAGTCAAAATGCTGCAAGCGTGAAGGAGGGAAAGTGCAAGTCAAGAGTTTAATCTGCTTTTAAAAGTCTTTGGGTGGTTCATCGTCTcacaaaacaaagcaggcaggtcaaatgttttgttcacGGATGCTTAAACCTGCAACCTTTCAGCCACAGCACGGAGCGTGAGGGCACCACTGAGTCTGTTCTCAAAAACCAGAAGGGTTTTATGGTTTAAACGCACACTCATAAATTTAACTGTGGCCATAAAATGCTTCACCTCCTTGCCAGTAGTCATTTTAcaagctgctgtcagtgttaaCAGGCCAAtaaaaaaatggtaaaaactgaaagactgacaATCATCAGGGATTTCAATAcacatgaaaatgcattttgatgGAGTAATACACAGAACTGGCTGTTCTCATGATATGCTCctttacaaagaaacaaaatgttgtgttaACATCATGAAGACAGTCAAAGTTAAAATCTGCGAAGGACAACAGAGTTGATTTTCTCATTCAGTCAAGCAACTTGAATGTGTTTTGGTGCACGTGTGCCAAAGAGGCAAGTACAACGTCTACACCTTGAACATGCACGGCTCGCCGAGTTGATTCTCAGTGCAACCGTCACAATCTGAATCTGTCAATAGTACAGTTAGTCAAAACAGAAATTTGTAtataagaaacatttttgtttccagATTGACTGCAAAACGACGGGTCAATTTACTGACACGATAGCTCGGCTctgacatgcatgcatgaaatgCAGTTCAGGAGAAAACTGGAATAAGCCAGGCTTGATCTTCTGATGCAGAAATTGAAAATGGCAGTGAAATACATCAAGTTAGGTTCAGCTCAAGTTGTGTCTTTAAGGACCTGACAGAAGAAACCCTCAGAGCCACGCGTCCTCATTAACCATCTGCTTCAACGAGCTGCTTCACCgaggcagcaggcagcagagcCCAAACGCTTTCCTTAAACAAGCCAATCCCATTTGCACATACCTTGATGAGCATGAACTTGTGCATGGGCTCGTaccactgcagcagcaccacactGGACTCCAGACCGcagcacaggaacacacagcCTCTCTGCACGCTACCTGCTGCAGGACACAAGGCACAGCTCAAGTTTCAGCTGCTCACACTGAAAAACTGCCTCACGTTGGTTCCACCCTAAAATGCCTTAAATTTGGTTTCAAATGATGCCAACAGCCATTTAAAGGGAAGCAGAGAGGCGTAGAAGAACAGAAAAGTGGATGCATCATTTTAATTATATGTATTCTCACCAACTGAGCAGGACTTGCAGCCTTTAGTATCGGGTATTTTACAGGTCACTGCacatttcctgaaaaacaaatcagaaaatggAGGTTTGATTGGCATGAGCAGCAAAGAGAAAGTGACTTcaatacacagagagagagagagagggagagagagagagagtccagCGTTACCGTGGTAACAGTCTGTGAGTCGGCAGGGCCACCATCCTCTGGTCCTTCTGGGCCTGTTCATACAACTCCTTCAGCAAATGGGAGTGAAGCTGCAACGATTTACCTGCGAACATCGAGTCAGATGCAGTCTGAAAGTGAATTTAACCGATTCATCCTGCCGAGAGTCAAACACTCGCGTTCACAACCAAGTCCAGTGTAGAGACTGTAAACCTGACTTTAAAGGTACACCACGCAGGATTTGTAAACACACGAGTAAGCAACTGCTGAAGCCGAGAAACGTCCCGATCGCAGCAAAATAACAAGAGAATAAAGGCCACTTCTACATGCACTTCTAGTGGGGactgagagggattatttttgtacGAGTCTAAATATTGTGTTCTTTTTCATAGGAAAATCCATCACAGTAAAGCTTTAAATCCACATCAAAGTGCAGAACACATCACGGAGCTGCCCGGTTTTAGCGTCACTTGTTTTGATGAGGCCACTAACATGATAAAAGACAGaatgtttatctttttatctgGGCTAAACTACGAGAGTCAGGATGAATtcaaacattcaacattttcttaatttgtttagCTGCCTTATCTAAGAGCAGAAAGAATCAGAAATCCTTTTAgctgttaattattattattatgagcTCCTCATCATGTTTGTTAAACTAAAAACTCCAGCGAGATGAGGAACTCCCGAGGAACAGATCCGTCCAGTTCCTTTTGTTATTCAACACTGCATTAACTTACCTGATACAGACATGAGGACGTTGTTAATGCTGTACACCCAGGTGCACTTCCCGGGATACAACtgcaagagagggagaaggcGTCCATGCGTTTAGCTCTGTAGCCACTTTTTATGATTATTTGTTCCAGACTTTTGGGAGAGCCTGTTTTACTAAAATATCTTCAATATTTTGCGCGGCAGCAAAGCCGAAGCAGCACT comes from Scatophagus argus isolate fScaArg1 chromosome 5, fScaArg1.pri, whole genome shotgun sequence and encodes:
- the zmp:0000000529 gene encoding WD repeat-containing protein 20 encodes the protein MAGDGGTLKDINEIKSQFRTREGFYKLLTLSDSQQRGGLPRGPSAGATLGPGAGPGPIPGGGVGLLQGPGAAAAAAAAAAAAASSTSNAAANSSPAGFLPPVRVSMVKLQPEDPSEESERVCFNIGRELYFYTYTNIKKAVDLSKPIDKRIYKGTQPTCHDFNQYSATAESVALIVGFSAGQVQYLDPIKKETSKLFNEERLIDKSKVTCLKWLPKSENLFLASHASGHLYLYNVDHPCGTTAPQYSLLRQGEGFAVYACKTKTPRNPLLRWAVGEGGLNEFAFSPDGVHVACVGQDGCLRVFHFDSMELQGVMKSYFGGLLCVSWSPDGKYLATGGEDDLVTVWSFAESRVVARGHGHKSWVNVVAFDPFTTSLEDDEPMELSGSEEDLHQGAPNNSMHFGRVRTSSTLSRLSRHSSKGGGSAAVTYRFGSVGQDTQFCLWDLTDDVLYPRLPLSRAFTNTFGPSLSNSGSGGVNSTSGGGGTGGVEGHHHPPNTNTGNPPTLPLPLPRSLSRSNSLPHPAVANASKGQGTSEGGGGGGGGGGSSSGGNSTPFSIGRFATLSLQERKSDKSGCSGGVEKEHKRYHSLGNISKSNDKINVAPRSNRLDAAKVLGTTLCPRMHEVPLLEPLVCKKIAHERLTVLVFMDDCIITACQEGLICTWARPGKANLTAQNGNSPSGTVV